Proteins from a single region of Papaver somniferum cultivar HN1 unplaced genomic scaffold, ASM357369v1 unplaced-scaffold_79, whole genome shotgun sequence:
- the LOC113344700 gene encoding zinc transporter 1-like, translating to MARCNAMKLALKSNTVTILILFICVFPLFFSQVVNGHGGSHDEDEEHVDEVGAHPDVRSKGLILVKIYCFIVLLVSTFVCGVSPYFLRWNETFLLLGTQFAGGIFLATSLLHFLSDSNETFEDLTENHYPFAYMLASFGYIFTMLCDCIILYVTQRSHSSGDAKIEVDVEEQERNRIAPSAHLQPAEVLFRSSSFSDTVLLIAALCFHSVFEGIAIGVADNKADAWRSLWTISLHKVFAAIAMGIALLRLLPDRPFLATIAYSFAFAISSPIGVGIGIGIDATTQGKVADWIYAISMGFATGIFIYVAIHHLISKGYKPEKPSFFDTPFFKFASVLLGVGVMAVVMIWD from the exons ATGGCACGTTGTAATGCCATGAAATTAGCTCTCAAATCCAACACAGTAACAATTCTAATCCTTTTCATCTGTGTTTTTCCATTGTTTTTCTCTCAAGTTGTTAATGGTCATGGAGGTtctcatgatgaagatgaagaacatgttgACGAGGTTGGGGCGCACCCGGACGTGCGTTCCAAGGGGTTAATTCTTGTGAAAATTTATTGTTTTATAGTATTATTGGTGTCCACTTTTGTATGTGGAGTGTCTCCATATTTCTTGCGGTGGAATGAAACTTTTCTATTGTTAGGAACTCAATTTGCCGGTGGGATTTTTCTGGCGACTTCTCTATTGCATTTCTTAAGTGATTCAAATGAAACTTTTGAGGATCTCACCGAAAATCACTATCCTTTTGCTTACATGCTTGCTTCATTTGGTTATATCTTTACTATGTTGTGTGATTGTATAATTTTATATGTCACACAACGCTCTCATAGTAGCGGAGATGCTAAAATTGAAGTTGATGtagaagaacaagaaagaaacAGGATTGCACCTTCAGCACATCTTCAACCAGCTGAAGTTTTATTCAGGAGTTCTTCATTTAGTGATACTGTGCTTCTGATAGCTGCACTTTGTTTCCATTCTGTTTTCGAAGGCATAGCCATCGGAGTTGCAG ATAATAAAGCAGATGCGTGGAGAAGTTTGTGGACCATATCACTGCACAAGGTATTTGCTGCCATTGCCATGGGAATTGCACTGCTCAGGTTGTTACCAGACAGGCCGTTCCTCGCAACAATTGCTTACTCATTTGCATTCGCTATTTCAAGTCCAATTGGAGTAGGCATAGGTATTGGTATTGATGCCACTACCCAAGGAAAAGTAGCTGATTGGATCTATGCCATTTCAATGGGTTTTGCAACTGGAATTTTCATCTATGTGGCCATTCACCATCTTATTTCTAAAGGCTACAAACCAGAAAAACCTTCTTTCTTCGACACCCCGTTTTTTAAGTTCGCTTCGGTGCTTCTAGGCGTGGGAGTGATGGCAGTGGTCATGATCTGGGATTAA